In Syntrophorhabdaceae bacterium, a single window of DNA contains:
- a CDS encoding LL-diaminopimelate aminotransferase has protein sequence MVKPATRVEQIPPYLFARIDKKKEEVRKKGMDLVDFGIGDPDIPTPANIIARMQAASQDPKNHRYPSYEGMLEFRQAAASWYKKRFDVDLDPGTEVVTLIGSKEGIAHIPWAYAEEGDVVLVPSPGYPVYRIATMFAGATPYIMPLKEENGFLPRYEDIPEEVLKKAKLLFINYPNNPTGACADDGFYERTLELAKRYDILVCHDAAYSEIAYDGYRPRSILEFDKEKKHCLEFHSLSKTYCMTGWRIGFAVGCADGIYNLGKLKTNIDSGAFQAIQYAGIEALTGSQASVAELNSRLEKRRDMVVEAFKTLGIDVPRPKATYYIWAKVPKGFTSSDFCEKLIEETGIVVTPGSGFGDEGEGYFRISITIGEEQIREAAKRLRSFRI, from the coding sequence ATGGTAAAACCCGCGACCAGAGTAGAACAGATCCCGCCGTATCTTTTTGCCAGGATCGATAAGAAAAAGGAAGAGGTCAGAAAGAAAGGGATGGACCTTGTCGATTTCGGAATAGGCGATCCTGATATCCCAACTCCGGCCAACATCATCGCCAGGATGCAGGCGGCCTCGCAGGACCCGAAGAACCACCGGTACCCCAGCTACGAAGGGATGCTTGAATTCCGGCAGGCAGCGGCATCGTGGTACAAGAAACGTTTTGACGTGGACCTCGACCCCGGAACGGAAGTGGTCACCCTCATCGGCTCCAAGGAAGGCATAGCCCACATACCCTGGGCATACGCGGAGGAAGGCGACGTGGTGCTCGTCCCCTCCCCCGGATATCCCGTTTACAGGATAGCGACCATGTTCGCCGGGGCGACGCCTTACATCATGCCCCTCAAGGAAGAGAACGGATTCCTTCCCCGATATGAAGACATTCCCGAGGAAGTATTGAAAAAGGCGAAGCTCCTCTTCATAAATTATCCCAACAACCCCACCGGCGCATGCGCCGACGACGGCTTCTATGAAAGAACGCTGGAGCTGGCGAAACGCTACGACATCCTTGTCTGCCACGATGCCGCATACAGCGAGATCGCCTACGACGGCTACAGGCCGCGAAGCATCCTTGAATTCGACAAGGAGAAAAAACACTGCCTCGAATTTCATTCCCTTTCCAAGACCTATTGCATGACCGGCTGGAGGATTGGTTTTGCCGTTGGCTGCGCCGATGGCATCTATAATCTCGGCAAGCTGAAGACCAACATCGATTCCGGGGCCTTTCAGGCCATCCAGTATGCCGGCATCGAGGCATTGACCGGCAGCCAGGCATCCGTCGCCGAACTCAACAGCAGACTGGAAAAAAGACGCGACATGGTGGTCGAAGCGTTCAAGACGCTGGGCATCGATGTGCCGAGACCAAAGGCCACATATTATATCTGGGCAAAGGTGCCTAAGGGATTCACCTCTTCCGATTTCTGCGAGAAGCTCATCGAAGAGACGGGTATCGTCGTCACCCCCGGGAGCGGGTTCGGCGACGAGGGAGAGGGATACTTCCGCATCTCCATCACCATTGGAGAGGAACAAATAAGAGAAGCGGCAAAAAGGCTGAGGTCGTTCAGGATCTGA